A region of the Kribbella sp. NBC_01245 genome:
CGTCGTGGTCGGCGTGAACGCGAGCGCTATCGCCGCGGTCGCCGCCGGGATCAAAGGGCTCTGGGGCGCGTTGCTCGGCCTTCTGATGGTCATCATCTTCTCTGGCGCAGGCCTTCTCGCCTTGCATGCTTCGCGAAAGACCAGCCCGACCACCCAGCTTGCGGTTGCCCTCGGCTCCTATACCGGCCGGATCGCCTTGTTCGGCGCACTCCTGGTCGTAGCGCTCGGCTCCGACTCGCTCGCCCGCAACGTCAACCTCACCGCTCTCGGCATCACCGCGATGGTGGTCGTGATGGCATGGATGGCGGGGGAGATCTGGGCCTGGTCGCGGCTGCGTGTGCCGATCTACGACCTTGACCACGAGGTGTCGAAATGACCACGTACTGTGGCGTTTCCGCCGCCTCGCGCAGTGGTGTGTTCGACCGCACTGACGCCGATGTGACCCGGCGTGTCGCCGACTGCTACCGTTCGGGTGCCAATGAGCCAGCAATCGGATCCACCGCCGCCGCCGAGCAATTCGACAGACGGCTGGAGGGTCCTGTCCTACTTGATCGGCGGACTTGTTCTGTACGCCGGCATCGGGTGGCTGCTGGATCGCTGGCTCGATACCTCGTTCTTCCTTCCGGCGGGCATCGTCCTCGGTGCCGGGCTCGCTGTAGTGCTGATCTACTTCCGGTACAGGGACTCCTGAGCCCTTCCGGATCGACTGAGACCGCCTTGTTTGAGTACGACTTGAGCACGACGCGAAAGGAGACCCGGTGATCACCGGCGTTCCGACCGAGGGTGGATTCACCCCGCCCGGGCCAGAGGCCTTCAACCTGCCGGGAATGTTCGGCCTGGATTGGTTCACCAAGCCAGTCCTGGTGGCGTTCGTATCCGTGATCGTGATCGTCTGGTTCTTCTGGGCGGCGTCGCGCAAGGCAGCGGTTGTGCCGGGCCGGCTGCAGTTCGCCGGTGAGCTGGGCTACAACTTCGTCCGGAACTCGATCGCCCGCGACGCGATCGGCAGCCATGAGTACATGAGGTTCGTGCCCTACTTGATGGGCCTCTTCTACTTCATCCTGCTGAACAACGTCGCCGCGACCATCCCGGTGATCCAGTTCCCGACGTTCAGCCATGTCGGCTGGGCCTACGGTGCGGCTCTTCTGAGCTGGATCATCTACAACTTCGTCGGCGTCCGTAAGCACGGCGTGTTCGGCTATCTGAAGCACCAGACCATGCCGGCCGGTGTGCCGATGTGGCTGATGCCGCTGATGATCCCGATCGAGTTCATCTCGAACATCGTGGTTCGTCCGATCTCGCTGTCGCTGCGACTGTTCGCGAACATGTTCGCCGGCCACATCCTGCTGCTGGTCTTCGTGCTCGGCGGCGAGTACATGGTCCTCGAGAGCGGCAACATCGCTCTCGGCGGTGTTGGCATCATCACCTGGTTGATGGGCCTGGCGATCGCGGGCCTGGAGCTGTTCGTGCAGGTCATCCAGGCTTACATCTTCACTGTCCTCACCGCGCAGTACATCGGCAGCGCCATCGCCGAGGATCACTGATCCAGCCAGCACCACCAGACCCGTAGTACACGGAACCCCGGATATCTCATCCGTACCGAAAGGAAGCACCTGAAATGGTGAGCAACATCGCTCTCGCACTGACCGGCGACATCGCTGTCCTGGGCTACGGCCTCGCGGCAATCGGCCCGGGTGTCGGCGTTGGTCTGATCTTCGCGGCCGTCATCAACGGCACCGCGCGTCAGCCCGAGGCGCAGAGCAAGCTCCAGTCGATCGCGTGGATCGGCTTCGGTGTCACCGAGGTTCTGGCGATCATTGGTATCGCCCTTGCCTTCGTGTTCCGCGGCACCGCCGGCTGATTCACCCCCTGACTGACAGGACACCGACATGTTCACGACAATGATCCGGCTGACTGACGCAGCCGGCGGGGAAGAGGCTCCGAGCCCGATCATCCCCGAGCACCCGATCGAGGTTGCTTTCGGGTTCGTCGTCCTGATCCTGCTGGCCATTGCCTTCGCGAAGGTCGTCGTTCCGAAGTTCGAGAAGGCTTATGCCGACCGGACTCAGGCGATCGAAGGCGGTATGAACGAGGCCAAGCAGGCGCAGGCCGAGGCGAAGGCGGCGCTCGAGAAGTACAACGCGCAGCTGGCCGAGGCCCGCCAGGAGGCGGCCCGGATCCGTGAGGACGCCCGCGAGCAGGGTGCGGTCATCATCGCGGAGATGCGCGAGCAGGCGAACACCGAGGCGGAGCGCATCGTGACCCACGCGCGCACGCAGATCGAGGCGGAGCGTTCGCAGGCCGTCGCGCAGTTGCGTCACGAGGTGGGCGCGGTTGCCACCACGCTGGCGGGACGCATCGTCGGTGAGTCGCTCGAGGACGAGGCGCGCCAGCGTCGTACGGTCGAGCGCTTCCTGGCCGAGCTTGAGTCGCAGGAGTCCGCTGCTCAGGCCGTGGGAACGGAGCGCTGATGCGCGGCGCATCGCGGGAGTCGCTCGCCCGGGCCCTCGAGGCCCTGGCGGGCAGCACCGTCACGGAGGAGCTGGGCACCGAGCTGTTCTCGGTCGTCACGCTGCTCGACTCCAACGGAACGCTGCGCCGTGCGCTGACCGACCCGGCTCGCCCGAAGGCGGCCCGGACCGGACTGGCCGACCAGCTGCTCCGCGGCAAGATCTCCGACACCGCGCTGGCCCTGGTGGTGGCCGCGGTCGAGGGCCGGTGGAGCAGTAGTCGTGACCTCGGCGATGCGCTCGAGAAGCTGAGCGTCGACGCCGATGTGGCGTACGCCGATGGTCAGCGCAAGCTCGACGAGCTCGAGGACCAGCTGTTCCGGCTGGAGCGCATCATCGCGGCCGAGCGGGCGCTCGCCGCGAAGCTCGGCGATCGCGGTATTCCCCTGGCCCAGCGCCAGGAGCTGATCCGCGGTCTGCTGGCCGGTAAGGCAGACGCGACCACCGTCCGGCTCGCCGAGCGCGCCGTGGCCGGTCGTGGTCTCAGTCTGGCGGCCGCGTTGCGGTCCCAGCAGACGGCTGCCGCGGCCCGGCGGAGCGCGAGTATCGCGACCGTGCGGGTGGCGCAGGACCTGTCCGAGGCCGAGCGCACCAGGCTCGCCGAGGCACTAGGCCGGCAGTACGGCCGGCAGATCCAGCTGAACGTCATCGTGGACCCGTCCGTCGTGGGCGGCGTTCGGGTAGACATCGGTGACGACGTGATCGATGGAACCATCGCGGCACGGCTCGACGAGGCGTCTCGGCGCATCGCGGGTTGACCCTCACAGACCACAAGGCGCTGAGGGCCGGAAAAAACCCCAGAGCCACCACGAGCCAAGGAAGCAGGGACGGAAGATAATGGCGGAGCTCACGATCAGGCCGGAGGAAATCCGGGATGCCCTGGATCGCTTCGTCTCCAGCTATGAGCCGGAGACGGCGACCCGCGAAGAGGTCGGCACGGTTGTCGACGCCGGTGACGGCATCGCCCACGTAGAGGGCATGCCCTCGGTGATGGCGAACGAGCTGCTGACGTTCGAGGACGGTACCCGCGGTATCGCACTGAACCTCGACGTGCGCGACATCGGTGTCGTCGTCCTCGGTGAGTTCGACAAGATCGAGGAAGGCCAGCAGGTCCGCCGGACCGGCGAGGTTCTCTCGGTGCCGGTCGGCGAGGGCTACCTCGGCCGCGTCGTGGACGCGCTGGCCAACCCGATCGACGGCCTCGGCGAGATCGAGAACCTCGAGGGCCGTCGCGCCCTGGAGCTGCAGGCCGCCGGCGTAATGGACCGCCAAGAGGTCCGTCAGCCGATGCAGACCGGTATCAAGGCCATCGACGCGATGACCCCGATCGGCCGTGGCCAGCGTCAGCTGATCATCGGCGACCGGAAGACCGGCAAGACCGCGATCGCGATCGACACGATCATCAACCAGAAGGAATTCTGGGAGTCCGGCGACCCGGAGAAGCAGGTTCGCTGCATCTACGTCGCCATCGGTCAGAAGGGCTCCACGATCGCGGCCGTCAAGGGCGCGCTCGAAGAGGCCGACGCGATGAAGTACACCACCATCGTGGCGTCCCCGGCGTCCGACCCGGCCGGCTTCAAGTACGTCGCGCCGTACACCGGTTCGGCCATCGGCCAGCACTGGATGTATCAGGGCAAGCACGTCCTGATCGTGTTCGACGACCTGACCAAGCAGGCTGAGGCCTACCGGTCGATGTCGCTGCTGCTGCGCCGCCCGCCGGGTCGTGAGGCCTACCCGGGTGACGTCTTCTACCTGCACAGCCGTCTGCTCGAGCGTTGCGCGAAGCTGTCGAACGAGCTCGGCGCGGGCTCGATGACCGGTCTGCCG
Encoded here:
- a CDS encoding AtpZ/AtpI family protein, encoding MSQQSDPPPPPSNSTDGWRVLSYLIGGLVLYAGIGWLLDRWLDTSFFLPAGIVLGAGLAVVLIYFRYRDS
- the atpB gene encoding F0F1 ATP synthase subunit A, whose amino-acid sequence is MITGVPTEGGFTPPGPEAFNLPGMFGLDWFTKPVLVAFVSVIVIVWFFWAASRKAAVVPGRLQFAGELGYNFVRNSIARDAIGSHEYMRFVPYLMGLFYFILLNNVAATIPVIQFPTFSHVGWAYGAALLSWIIYNFVGVRKHGVFGYLKHQTMPAGVPMWLMPLMIPIEFISNIVVRPISLSLRLFANMFAGHILLLVFVLGGEYMVLESGNIALGGVGIITWLMGLAIAGLELFVQVIQAYIFTVLTAQYIGSAIAEDH
- the atpE gene encoding ATP synthase F0 subunit C, with the translated sequence MVSNIALALTGDIAVLGYGLAAIGPGVGVGLIFAAVINGTARQPEAQSKLQSIAWIGFGVTEVLAIIGIALAFVFRGTAG
- a CDS encoding F0F1 ATP synthase subunit B, which produces MFTTMIRLTDAAGGEEAPSPIIPEHPIEVAFGFVVLILLAIAFAKVVVPKFEKAYADRTQAIEGGMNEAKQAQAEAKAALEKYNAQLAEARQEAARIREDAREQGAVIIAEMREQANTEAERIVTHARTQIEAERSQAVAQLRHEVGAVATTLAGRIVGESLEDEARQRRTVERFLAELESQESAAQAVGTER
- a CDS encoding F0F1 ATP synthase subunit delta — translated: MRGASRESLARALEALAGSTVTEELGTELFSVVTLLDSNGTLRRALTDPARPKAARTGLADQLLRGKISDTALALVVAAVEGRWSSSRDLGDALEKLSVDADVAYADGQRKLDELEDQLFRLERIIAAERALAAKLGDRGIPLAQRQELIRGLLAGKADATTVRLAERAVAGRGLSLAAALRSQQTAAAARRSASIATVRVAQDLSEAERTRLAEALGRQYGRQIQLNVIVDPSVVGGVRVDIGDDVIDGTIAARLDEASRRIAG
- the atpA gene encoding F0F1 ATP synthase subunit alpha, with the protein product MAELTIRPEEIRDALDRFVSSYEPETATREEVGTVVDAGDGIAHVEGMPSVMANELLTFEDGTRGIALNLDVRDIGVVVLGEFDKIEEGQQVRRTGEVLSVPVGEGYLGRVVDALANPIDGLGEIENLEGRRALELQAAGVMDRQEVRQPMQTGIKAIDAMTPIGRGQRQLIIGDRKTGKTAIAIDTIINQKEFWESGDPEKQVRCIYVAIGQKGSTIAAVKGALEEADAMKYTTIVASPASDPAGFKYVAPYTGSAIGQHWMYQGKHVLIVFDDLTKQAEAYRSMSLLLRRPPGREAYPGDVFYLHSRLLERCAKLSNELGAGSMTGLPIIETKANDVSAFIPTNVISITDGQIFLQSDLFNANQRPAIDVGVSVSRVGGAAQVKGMKSVSGTLKIDLAQYRAMEAFAMFASDLDATSRRQLDRGQRLVELLRQPQYSPYPVEEQTVSIWSGTTGKFDDVPVQDVLRFEREFLDYLRRSGDTLASIRESGKFDDDHQAAVTNALDEFKKTFQTSDGKLLAGREEVASLEQDEVEQEQIVRQKRG